Proteins from one Besnoitia besnoiti strain Bb-Ger1 chromosome Unknown contig00220, whole genome shotgun sequence genomic window:
- a CDS encoding uncharacterized protein (encoded by transcript BESB_042500), which yields YPDYLCYINTWCSIGSISTIVIILTMLCIKYSGIQRIFEKPTFVYKLYEYHDIHFGSRLLN from the coding sequence attaccctgattatctttgttatattaatacatggtgttcaattggttctatatccacaatagttatcatcttaactatgctctgcattaagtatagtggtatccagcgtatatttgaaaaaccaacatttgtatacaagctgtacgaatatcatgacattcactttggtagtcgccttcttaat